Part of the Rhinolophus sinicus isolate RSC01 linkage group LG14, ASM3656204v1, whole genome shotgun sequence genome is shown below.
GAATTCGTTTTGCGAGGACTATAgatcaaaaatgaagaaacttgtttttttaattcagaatgtTTCATTAAACATGCTGCATATGTTTAACAACCTCttgtaaatttaacaaatatttctattcatttgtaatttaaataaaaatcatcataaaagaacataacaaaatatatttgtggaAATGATGTTGAGGTTTTTGTTCTCaacaacataaaacatttttcaagattaATAGTTgcctattgaatgtcaacagtaattgaaaaattttaaaaataaaaaaaaatttttcaaagattATAAATTACCCCTTTTCTAATGATGTAATTCCAGTCAAATCAACATCTGATAACAAGGAGCTTTACTATGTGCCACTGAACTATTAATAACTACCTGACATCCAACACCCAGAGCGCAGCAAGAGCTCTCAGACACAAAATATTGACAGAATGTGTCTGTCATTTCAGCCAGCCATTTGGCCCTTACAAgccataatttctttataaagTTGCTCACCAAAAGCCTGAATTGAACTGTCTACCCAGAAccacacatagtagatgctcaataaatatatttctatgatGATATAGGGTCATtgaataaaagaattgaaaaaagtTGTGCAATTCATCCAATCCACTTCTAGACTGGATTAATAACCcacatgtattaaaataagaatgatttaatttattttcttttatccttttttttctttttttccttataggAGACCTGGTGAGCCTCCATTGATAAAAGGCTGGCTTCCTTACTTTGGACAGGCCCTGAAATTACAAAAAGATCCCATAGGTTTCATGAAAACTCTTCAAAAGCAACATGGGGACACTTTCACTCTTCTCCTTGGAGGTAAGCTGCACTTCATATATCATAATTTCTCACTTATTCtttaatgtcattatatttttctctaggCAAAATATGGAGTATTTGTATATTATTGTCTTATTTGTAGAGctaatacaaaagaaaactatattttttagTATAGTAATCgtcacattaaaaaattaattacagaacACTCTTGAGGATACCTAGGGAACCCCACTCTCCTGCCACTCTTGCTTTGGTTTGGTTTGCCTTGGTTTCatgaatggtttttaaaaagctagaatGTATTAATGGACTTCATTTTgtggagcagttttaggtttatagaaaattGATCAGATAGTACTGAGAGTTCCCATATGTCCCCTGTTTCCTTGATCATAGTTTCCCCATTATTAACATGTTATATCAACATTTCTTACAACTGATGAGCCAATATTGCCACATTATTAAACATCTGTGGTTTACATTAGGGTCCACTCTTTGTGTGGTGCCGTtctttgagttttgacaaatgcataatgtcatttCTCCACCACTACAGTATCAGACAGAATAGtcttcactgccctaaaaatcccctgtgttcCTCATATTCATTCCTCTTCCCTTCCAcctgagcccctggcaaccaccaatctagaatgtatttttaatttgaaaatgtcattatCCTTCTACcttcaataaaatgtttacaaaacaagagagaaaaaaaaaaaaactacacacacagCAAGTTTACTACATACCCCAACCTCATAGGGCTAAGAAAAGAAGCCAGGAATGTTGTTAGTTCATCCTCCTTTAAGCCTCATGCTGTCCAGATGTGGCActatctattgctacataacaaacatCCCACAAATTTAGTGCCTTAAACAACAACTGGTCTTGCCTGAATGACTTGTGTGGCTTGAGTCATCTAGCTGCTGACTGGGGCTTGATGGTCCATGGTGGCCTTATTAACGTGCCTGGCTGGACCTCCCTGACAGTATGCTTTTTCATCCTCAAGAAGACATCCTTCCATGTCAGCTAATGTTTCAAGAGAGTAAGAGGAAAAGTTGCAAGGCTCTTGAGACCTAGGCTCAGTCAGACGTTACAAAATCTCACTTCCAGCACATTCCATCAGTCACAGTAAGTCAAAGCACAGCCTGGATTCAAAGGTAGGGAAATAGACGCCACCTCTTCCTGGGTGGAATGGCAGAGTCACATTGCAAAGGAACACATGTAGAAATAGAGCAAGAATTTATCATGGCCGTCTTTGCACACAGCCTTCCTCATCAGCTTATTACCTGGATTAGCAATTCCTTTTCTTGACTTTCATTTATCCTGTCCCTGCTCTGGAAGACTGATCTCCTCAGACTAGATTATCCACACACTCCTTCACCTTCTGACTTCCTGTTGAGTGTGCTGCTGAGAATGCAGGAAGAGGCCATGTTCCAGCCTGGCATCTCTCACCGGGCTCTGGTAATGCAGTTTAATCTCCTTCCTAAGAAAATTGAAGGCATCAGGTATGATCTCACTCAGATCCCCACACACCTACCAAATGTGCCATCTCTCACAACTGCCCTTACCACCTTTTCTCCAATTTCAAAGACGATTCAAGACAATCCATTTACCTGTCTCTGTGACCCTTACTTCCTGCTTCCTCTAggctgacattttattatttattcctctCATGCatgtatcttcatttttttttctcttttgggtcCTTAACCTTAGGTTATATCAATGCTTAAGCTTCtcctgtattttccttctatttataatattacacttttcacttcttttttcttctcttcgaCATCTAGAGTTTTCAAGAGAGTTACCTGTATTTGCTGCCTCTAGTTGCTTATCTCCTAGAGTCCTCCTAACTATAACCAGCTTCTGCCTTGCTGAGGTCAGTAATGGGTCCTCACCTGACTAGACCTGTCTACCTGTCTACAATGCTGATCCCTTATTCCTTCTTGAAACCCTCTATTCCTTCACTCTCTTGATGCTGCAGCGTCTGGTTCTTTCATCGACCATGGGTGTTCCTCATCTGGGTCATCGTTCTACACGCTTCTTTTCTTTGCTCAGCTCCCATCATTTTCTTCTAACCAGACTTAGAATTTTATGTTCCTTTCCTAAAGCATTTAGGTAATTTCTTCTTACTGTAATTACTTTGTTGAGTATCAAAAGCTACCTTTTGTATGTAGAGTGACTTCACTTCGGCGCTACCATTTTAAGGtaattaggaaacaaaatgacCCAACTGGATGAAATTGTCAGGATAGTTGAGTTCTCACAAGAGCAGGCTGTATTTGCTTCATCACAACTTCCTCCTTTGCCTGGCAGCTGGCAAGTCTCTTCCAAAAGTAATTGTGTGCACTGTGATTttagaaacattgaaaaaaaaaaaaatcatgcgtcttagaaagagagaaattgtagTATATAACAAAACCTTTACAAGGGTTCCCAAGATCTGGGCTTCACCTCGCCAGCCTCATCTCTTGCTACTGCTTGCCTTGTGCTTAATGCACCATTAATGCACCCAATTGTTTGAAATTTCCTCCTCACACCCTATGGCCTTTGGTgcctctgtgttttctcttgtttttttttcctgctggaaTATTGTACTTCTCTTTTTAAGTCGTCTTCAAAAGATGACCGACATGGACTCATCTTCTGAGACCGTAGTCATATAGTACTTTCCGCTCCCCATGTTATATTGATGCTTCTTCTCCAGGCTCCAATTACTCCCAGTATCACTTCTGTCACAGCATTTAAGAAATTGTGAATTTAATGCTAATTCACTTGTCTATTTCCCTTCATTATTTTCTAGCTCCTCTATTTCCAATGTTTAGTCCAGAGCTTGGCACTGATTGAGTCACAACAAATATTTGATCAGAATTTCCCAATACCTTAGCGCTGATGAAATACTATTATACAAATAGAGGCCTTAGCTGGTACTTATGTTCTAAGTGGTTTcataatataaaactataatcTTCACTTTAACAAACAGTCactcttactttaaaaaaattaaaccttaaGTTCTAATGAATGAGTAGATACAACAAATTATTGgaatttttagttttcctttttaaatacattaCACAGAAGTAACCTATGATGATTAAGCAGAAACTTGGAGCAGATGTGAATAATTGTATTCACTTTTCAAAAAACAACTAATTTCTGCTGATACTTGATATCTTAGCCTTAGATACTGTGAAGCTTGCTGAATTTCTAATGTCTAAATAATTTGACCATGGTTATATTTTTGAACTCAGCAGTAGACAACCACAGTTAAATATACTACTTCTCTTTGGCTTCTTACTAGAGTTTGAATAAATTCCTGTCAAGATATCCTATTAATGTGTATGGTTCTAATGATCAGTTTGTGAAATAGCTCATTTGAAACCTGTGAAGTGAGGAACACAGAGTCTCCCACCCTTGTCCCATAACGTGATGGCAGTGAGTGTATGTTCTTACATGATGAGCAAATGATTGTCATCCCAAAAGGTCTCAAGGGACTTGGATGTCATcttaataaagaaatttaaaagtacatCTTTTCATGAGAAACCATGTAAATTCGTGACCTGTCGCAGAAAATAGTTCTCTAATGGGTTTTGTGTGGTGGTGCAGCCAAATCACTTTCCCTAGATGTCATCCCAGTGAAGCACCACTGTACGTCATTGTCAACAGCTAGTGAAGTCTCTCTACTAAGAGGGAGAGTATGTAATGTGGTCAtcctcataaaataaaaagttagttCATAGTCCACTCCTCCAACTAATATTTTCAACTTgagattgttaaaaaaaaaaaaattctattgaaGAACCAGCTATACATGGAGATTAAAAGCTtataattatggaaaatttctttaatattcaaatttatcTCATATTTGTTGACTGGACATTTCTATTCCAAATAGTCAAATAGTTGTCCTGAATTCCCATGGATATGTGTCTGTAAAGTACCAACTGtctgaaatgaaaacatcaaagTTCAATTTATAATAGTCCAGGTGTCAAACttcttatatatatatgagatgtCCATGTGGAAGTccgaatttgttttctttaacatttactGACATACTTTGCATCATGTAGCTTCATTTGCTGAAGGAAGCAGTTTTGAAGGAAGTGAGAAGGCTGGTGAGTTAGTAAAGGATCATGTACAGGTTACATAGGAATGCTCGAGTTAATATCAGGCCCTTAAGCTCCtaaaaagggaagagaatgaaattaTTGGCAAAGAAGACATTACAAATCTTGACcctatttcaaattcaaatttactGCTGAAAAGgatgaatatatgtgtgtatatacatatatatatatatatatatatatatatatatatatatatatatatatatatatcagaagtAAGCCccattttgacatttattttagaCAAATGCAAACTCTGAAATTCTttcaatcaatattttatatcaacTGCTGACagcattcttttttcatttgaaaacatggCAAAGGATATTGTTCCTGCCTGTGATCTTTGTGAAATAGGAAACTTGCCTGTTGACACTTggcattcatttacataaaatcacACTGGAGGAAAAGTTAATTTTGCTCCAAGGATACATGGCCTTCAGAATAACTTTTCAGATCTCCTTtgttaagaaatttaaattcattttatgaatgtatATGTGTTTTCCTAACTGTCTGATTAAAGATTACAAAGAACTCTGGTTTGCATCACACATTAGCAGATGGTAGACAGATggtttaaattaatattaattttggaaaacttagCTTAAATTGTTTATACTGAAGATTAGAAGTTGGAAAGCCAGCTAACATCTCCAGGGTTATTAGTACTTCCAAACCCACTTGAAAAGCAAAATCCAGAAAATCAAAACATCTACTTTTAAAGCAATCCACATCTTACTCAGAAAGACAGTAGATAAAACACAATGCCTTGCtgtggaagaaaattaaaataagaatgagaaagagaaaacacagatcCTACAATGTAAAGAGCCTTGAAATGAATGAGAATTTTACCTATAAACAGATTGCTCTAAACTGAacagtaatgatttttaaagcaaagagcCTATATGCAATAACtgcttgtttttataattattaataattgttaCAAACCAAAAtcaatttttccacatttaacttatattccttttatttgaaattaacCTTATAGTTTCTTACAGTATCCTCACCCCCaaagagagatagaaaaagaaagagagaaggaatatatagagagtgacaaaaaaatgcatacacattttaagaaaggaaaaaactgtattaaaattgtgatactcaatatatactgataacaaaagatgaatacaagtcacatttgacttctgcaattacaagaggtgctcaaagtggttaccatcagcatccggacacttctgattatggcgaactactgttgagcaacgttgaccaaagtgttaacatttcttaaaatgtgtgtacatttcaTTGGTAAATTAAAGACAAAACCTCTAATGTGCATACAGATTCTCCTTCAGCAGGCCAGTGGTCAGTAGCTTGTGTTGTCATGACCGAATACAGTTTTGCCTTTCCACTTAGATTTTGATGAATGTAGAAAGTGCGtaggaaaaattaaagatattctCTAAAAGTTGTGTTCTACAAGCTGAAACTTTTATACATTCTCTGAACTTTAGtgacacatttaaaataactctAAAGATATTGAGTAAAATCCTTGCATGTAGTGAAAGGAGAAACATGTGACACACCCACCACCTGTAAAAATACACAGCTTTGCCTGAAATTGTCATTTGCAAAATAAGagaattaactatttttttcaattatttgtcaGACATATGCTGGAAATTGTAATTAATTAAGATGCTATGGGAAAGCAGGTGTCATAAAATATGCCCAAATGCAGTTGAGtcctttttcctctccccagGGGGCGGGAAAACATGAGTTTATTTTGTAGATGCAGCTTTGGGATCAGGCCAGAATGAGTAGTCATTTCTAGCTTTACCCTCATTCCTAGATTCCCACTTTATTAAAGTTCTGTGATGCTGTTGTAGTTATCATAAATAACAAGAAGTTATTCATCTAAGAAAGCTCCCggcatatacatgcacacacacagaggaatgaTGAGGTGAAGAGGAAAGTGTACATGATCCTAAATAATTAATGTctaattatatattgtttttctagAGAACAATAAATAGGCATTAAAGTGTAGCAGCATCTAAACGTCATGTGTGTTCTTGGAAAGGAAAGACATATTAGGTGCTATTATTGAATACTGTCTCCATCATACGTATAATTAGAAGGAGTATAATTAAATCAGTACTCTAGTGGGAGAAAAATTCGCACTTTGTTCAGAAAGGAAAGTGCATGGGGAGTGAGTGACTTCTTGCCACTATACAGGCAGCAAGATCTTGGCCCTTAACCTCTCTTGACTTTCTTCAGCTTTTTAAACTGTAaatgcctggggagggggcaaggaaggaggaggagctaGGAACTCTCAAAGGTTCCTGCCGGTTTTGAGAGGCAGACTCTAGGATGACTGTTCCTCACTGTGCCTTCTTATAAGAAACACTTGAGGCCCTTGTCAAAAATAGAAACTTGTAGTCCCACTTCCAACCCTTATGAATCTAGAGGCAGTAGTCAGTATTTTTAACCAGCACCCTAAGTCTTTCAATCGGGTAAGGTTGGGCAACACTGATATATGAGAAGACCAAATGTCACCACCTCTAAGAACACTTTCTGATAACTCCTGAAAGCAGAGTGAAGCAAATTCCACTCTCTGCATCCCTGACGTTGTGTTCACACCTCTGCTATATCACTATCCATATGATACAATGTTTTCTTTGCATCTTTTGCCTCAAGAGGAAAGAGATCCAACCAAATGtctatatctcaataaattttgaatgaatacatgaatgaatgaatgaatgaatgaatgaatgaacagtttCTAATTGGGAATCCTATTTCAGTTACAAATCAGAACGTGACCTTGGACATTTTACTAAATCTCCCTGAGCCactattttctcatctataaaaatgaaaatgctggcATTTGTGGTTTGTTATTAGAGTTGAATTAGGCATTCATTTGTGAGTACCTACTTCATACCACATCTTCATTTATTTGAGTTAAAATGATTGTATCCAACCAAAGCTAAGATGATACCAAGTATGAAAAAACTCTTCATGAAgtgtaaataaataatcaataatgGAATGGCATCTTACCaatttgatttgtttgtttgtgttctgTTTGTGTTATTGGAGAACAAGTATGAAAAGTGTTTAAGTCAGGGGATTGTGAGAATATTTAAAgggtaatttaaatatttgggtacttagttaaaataaaaatttgaagagtacactatcttttaaaaaggcattaaGAATTTCAAGCTTCTAGAGTTTATCccatcattttccattttaaaaagaaacatgtgtgaatgaaatggatttttattGAGCTTTGCACCTTTCCAGATAGTAGACATTAAgatctttgtaattttaattaaaattgtttcaaattgtGGGTGTGGGCTGTTTGTTTTGCTACCAAATGAGCtcatattctcatttcttttaggaAAGTACATAACGTTTATTCTGGATCCTTACCAGTACCCATTCGTGatgaaaaatcacaaattaagctttaaaatatttactaagaatATAATAAGGAAAGCATTTTCCATCCAAAAGTTCATGACCAGTGAGCTGAACAATGAACTTCGTGACTGCTATCAATTTTTACAAGGGAAATCGTTGGACATACTGATGGACAACATGATGCAGAATCTACAAGAAGTCTTTGAACACCAACTATTTAAAACCACAAATTGGGACGTGACACACCTGTTGACATTCTGCACCTCAGCTGTATTTGAGGCTACATTTACAACCATATATGGAAAATTCCTTGGTGCTGATAGGAAAAAACTTATCACTGAACTtaaagaagattttttaaaatttgataacaAATTCGCACATTTAATATCAGATGTACCTATTGAGCTTCTAGGAAATACCAAGTCTATTCAGAAGAAACTCATAAAATGCTTGACATCAGAAAAGTTAGCTAAAATACAGGGATGGTCAGAAGTTGTTCAAATGAGGCAAGATATCCTGCAGAAATACTATACATCCAAGGACGTTGAAATAGGAGGTAAGAAATTTCTGAAGGATTActtatttaaaacagaataatttacattagacctttaaaataaaaagacaaaatggcGACCTTGAAAATTTTTATGCTCTTTCTAATTGGCTaatgataaaatgttttactCTGAAACAACCCTCTGTGGtaattgattcttttttccttttttttttttttttttgctgaggtGGTAAAACAAGATACTTAATGGTGATAATGAGAAAGAGTATAACTAAGCTGCATTTACTCCTCTTATCTCATCCCCcaccttcccacctccctccccccctcacacacacacacattacattttaaactattctcattaAGCAGAAAATTAGACTTCAGAAGCCTATTGGTCCTCATTAGCATGCACTGATCCTTGGCTGGGTCTGTGTCCTAACATCTTTTAATTAGCACACTGCAAATCTAATCAGTGTAATAAATGCTATTAATCTtccttttcacttattttctcccAGCACATCATTTAggctttctctgggcctctgtggCGAACACTATTCCAGCCATGTTCTGGGCGATGTATTACCTTCTACGGCACCCAGAAGCTATGGCAGTGCTGCGTGACGAAATTGACCATTTGCTGCAGTCAACAGGTCAAAAGCAAGGGTCTG
Proteins encoded:
- the CYP7B1 gene encoding cytochrome P450 7B1, whose translation is MDHFSREPLLLQLLSSRGLALAGLLLLLVLCLRRRRTRRPGEPPLIKGWLPYFGQALKLQKDPIGFMKTLQKQHGDTFTLLLGGKYITFILDPYQYPFVMKNHKLSFKIFTKNIIRKAFSIQKFMTSELNNELRDCYQFLQGKSLDILMDNMMQNLQEVFEHQLFKTTNWDVTHLLTFCTSAVFEATFTTIYGKFLGADRKKLITELKEDFLKFDNKFAHLISDVPIELLGNTKSIQKKLIKCLTSEKLAKIQGWSEVVQMRQDILQKYYTSKDVEIGAHHLGFLWASVANTIPAMFWAMYYLLRHPEAMAVLRDEIDHLLQSTGQKQGSGFSIHLTREQLDNLVYLESTILEALRLCSFSSIIRYVEEDLTLPSETGDYVLRQGDLIAIFPAVLHQDPEVFEAPEEFRFDRFVENGKKKTTFFKSGKKLKFYLLPFGLGASKCPGRFLAVIEIKQLLIILLTYFDLEIVDDKPIQRDKGRFLFGIQYPDSDVLFRYKVKS